The Corynebacterium camporealensis genome contains a region encoding:
- a CDS encoding lysine N(6)-hydroxylase/L-ornithine N(5)-oxygenase family protein, whose translation MSDSSSSSAAASHSSMPTFDIVGVGVGPFNLGMAALCQPLVESGELSVAFFEQRSGFIWHPGMLLPEATIQVPFMADLVTMADPTSRYSFLNYLKQSGRIHQFYIREDFYPLRREYSDYCTWVAGQLDSVHFDSRVKAVRPNPEGDTPWLVDVTGHGTIAARHVVSGVGTTPFVPEELHPALDAEGVIHSADYLHNKEWLAKQASISIVGSGQSAAEIYADLLCTTEAHVDWFTRSERFFPMEYTKLTLEMTSPEYASYFRRLPEAKRDELNRNQRNLYKGISGETINAIYDLLYRLSLDGTSRTTLRAGVSAACAPNEQATDSSTGRHRLRLHHAETDTSAVHATDAVILCTGYKAPQMPQFLEPCSEFIAKDATGRMDVGEHFQVDADNTLFVLNADEHVHSLNAPDLGMGPWRNSIILREICGREVYPVEKNIAFQTFGGF comes from the coding sequence GTGTCTGATTCTTCTTCTTCTTCTGCTGCTGCATCACACTCATCGATGCCTACCTTCGACATCGTCGGAGTAGGTGTCGGCCCCTTCAACCTGGGGATGGCTGCGCTGTGTCAGCCCTTAGTAGAATCCGGGGAGCTTAGTGTGGCGTTCTTTGAGCAGCGCTCAGGGTTCATCTGGCATCCCGGGATGTTGCTTCCAGAAGCCACTATCCAGGTGCCCTTCATGGCCGACCTGGTCACCATGGCTGATCCAACCAGTCGCTATAGCTTCCTGAACTATCTCAAACAGTCGGGGCGAATTCACCAGTTCTACATCCGGGAGGACTTCTACCCGCTGCGTAGAGAGTATTCCGACTACTGCACCTGGGTGGCAGGGCAGTTAGACAGTGTGCATTTTGATTCCCGTGTGAAGGCAGTGCGCCCGAATCCGGAAGGCGATACGCCATGGCTTGTCGATGTCACCGGACACGGCACCATCGCTGCCCGCCACGTGGTCAGTGGTGTCGGCACAACGCCCTTCGTACCGGAGGAGCTGCATCCCGCACTCGATGCCGAGGGAGTTATCCACTCCGCAGACTATCTGCACAACAAAGAATGGTTGGCCAAGCAGGCATCGATAAGCATCGTTGGCTCCGGGCAGTCCGCCGCGGAAATCTATGCCGACCTACTTTGCACCACCGAAGCCCACGTGGATTGGTTTACTCGCTCCGAGCGCTTCTTCCCTATGGAATACACCAAGTTGACCTTGGAGATGACCTCGCCGGAGTACGCCTCTTACTTTCGTCGCTTGCCGGAGGCGAAGCGCGATGAGCTCAACCGCAACCAGCGCAACTTATATAAAGGCATCTCCGGTGAGACCATCAATGCCATCTATGACTTGCTCTACCGTTTGAGTTTGGATGGCACATCCCGCACCACTCTGCGAGCAGGAGTCAGTGCTGCCTGTGCACCCAACGAGCAGGCAACGGATAGCTCCACTGGTCGGCACCGGTTGCGCTTACATCACGCGGAGACCGACACCAGCGCAGTACATGCGACTGACGCGGTCATCCTGTGTACCGGTTATAAGGCGCCACAGATGCCGCAGTTTTTGGAGCCTTGCAGCGAGTTCATCGCAAAGGATGCCACCGGTCGGATGGACGTCGGTGAGCACTTCCAGGTAGATGCAGACAACACTCTCTTTGTGCTTAATGCTGATGAGCACGTCCACTCGCTCAACGCTCCGGACCTGGGCATGGGACCGTGGCGCAACTCGATCATCCTGCGCGAGATTTGTGGCCGGGAGGTTTACCCGGTGGAAAAGAACATCGCTTTCCAGACGTTTGGGGGTTTCTAA
- a CDS encoding carbohydrate kinase family protein, with product MQILVSGEGLVDLVPTASGELSDLTPSLGGGPFNVAVAAARLGAQVGFQSRLSTDAFGDALVKRLEDEGVDTSLVQRGDEPTTLAVASLDEGGSATYSFYNEGTADRLVELVANDARVAYFGTLSLAMEPGASRYAEVLHTMAKNGSLIAVDPNIRPDTDTAEHREFLQALLDDVTILKVSNAEAEFLGVESLKKVPVVVTTHGAHGLSVRAGTTELDVPPVKVDIADTIGAGDAVMAALLTKIAERNFDAADLEQLSAYDWHEILEFAASTAALTIARTGADAPRRAEVDELL from the coding sequence ATGCAGATTCTTGTCTCCGGCGAAGGCCTCGTCGATCTCGTGCCCACCGCTTCTGGCGAACTTTCCGATCTGACTCCCTCTTTGGGTGGCGGTCCCTTCAATGTGGCTGTTGCCGCTGCACGTTTGGGTGCGCAGGTCGGTTTCCAGTCGCGACTGTCCACTGATGCCTTTGGTGATGCATTGGTCAAGCGCCTCGAGGACGAAGGTGTCGATACCTCCCTGGTACAGCGGGGTGACGAACCGACGACGTTGGCGGTTGCTTCGCTTGATGAGGGTGGCTCAGCAACCTACTCCTTCTATAACGAAGGCACCGCAGATCGCCTGGTGGAGCTAGTAGCTAACGATGCCCGCGTGGCCTACTTTGGCACCTTGTCCCTCGCCATGGAGCCAGGTGCCTCCCGCTACGCGGAGGTGCTGCACACCATGGCCAAGAATGGCTCGCTCATTGCAGTTGACCCGAACATCCGCCCGGATACTGATACCGCTGAGCACCGTGAGTTTCTGCAGGCATTGCTTGACGATGTCACCATCCTCAAAGTCTCGAACGCCGAAGCAGAGTTCCTCGGCGTGGAGTCCCTGAAGAAGGTGCCCGTCGTCGTGACCACCCACGGTGCGCACGGCCTCAGCGTCCGTGCGGGAACGACGGAACTCGACGTACCGCCGGTCAAGGTCGATATCGCGGACACCATCGGTGCCGGCGATGCCGTGATGGCAGCGCTTTTGACCAAGATTGCCGAGCGCAACTTTGACGCCGCAGACCTAGAACAGCTCAGCGCGTATGACTGGCACGAGATTCTCGAATTCGCGGCATCGACAGCCGCGCTGACTATTGCGCGTACTGGCGCTGATGCCCCGCGCCGCGCGGAGGTCGATGAACTGCTCTAA
- the rplN gene encoding 50S ribosomal protein L14: protein MIQQESRLRVADNSGAREILVIRVLGGSVRRFAGIGDVVVATVKEAVPGGNVKEGDVVKAVIVRAKKETRRPDGSYIRFDENAAVILKGDNEPRGTRIFGPVARELRDKKFMKIVSLAPEVI, encoded by the coding sequence GTGATTCAGCAAGAATCGCGTCTGCGCGTCGCCGACAACTCTGGTGCCCGGGAAATCCTGGTCATCCGCGTTCTCGGCGGCTCCGTCCGACGCTTCGCTGGCATCGGTGACGTTGTCGTCGCCACCGTGAAGGAAGCCGTCCCAGGCGGCAACGTGAAGGAAGGCGACGTCGTTAAGGCTGTCATCGTTCGCGCCAAGAAGGAAACCCGTCGTCCAGACGGTTCTTACATCCGCTTCGACGAGAATGCAGCTGTCATTCTCAAGGGCGACAACGAGCCGCGTGGTACCCGTATCTTCGGCCCGGTTGCTCGCGAGCTTCGTGACAAGAAGTTCATGAAGATCGTTTCTCTCGCACCGGAGGTGATCTAG
- the rpmC gene encoding 50S ribosomal protein L29: MATGTPAHEFRELDKAELEDRLSSAKEELFNLRFQKATGQLTNNRRIGTVKRDIARIYTVLRERELGLSTNPGDEA, translated from the coding sequence ATGGCAACCGGTACCCCCGCTCACGAGTTCCGCGAGCTCGACAAGGCTGAACTGGAAGACCGTCTGAGCAGCGCCAAGGAAGAACTTTTCAACCTGCGCTTCCAGAAGGCCACCGGTCAGCTGACCAACAACCGCCGCATCGGCACCGTGAAGCGCGACATTGCTCGCATCTACACCGTGCTGCGCGAGCGTGAGCTCGGTCTTTCTACCAACCCAGGAGATGAGGCTTAA
- a CDS encoding GNAT family N-acetyltransferase — protein MHTITTHRGQFHLRPVHPLADAALLTSWLTSVHAKFWDSLDATEESVAQEYQRIANSADEDAWIIERDSTPLALVETYNPARVLLREHVPHQDGDIGMHVLLAQPPAHPEHGLSDALFATVISWLVDVRGFTRILVEPDTSNDKILAKNARAGFRDYPGLEAADLGTKTARVQYCTPDAFACSELGALAVPTATSSTAPATAATDGHLQVAYLQRANREILAKMLREFHHERLLPATRLGPAQYLIELGGYEFTFLAHTHYLEHLSIDVDSLCARGYADLPGIGEVIAAAAPELGIPAHFLHDYLEEISATVTARARVLAMPRLSSSTLAETLATETDTPHQQANAFQLCESAMYEGHPGFVANAGRGGFSEVDARRYAPEMGRSTCLEWVAARRDKLTSAAVEDLDLEEFLNQQAPQDWKERLRARDIDPADYLPLPVHPWQWQMRVATNFADSFLNGDLIHLGTDTAVMHPQQSLRTFFNLSDPAAPYVKTAASVRNMGFLRGLSPKYMSTTPAINEWLQDTLGNDADFHNHNVRLLPEIAAVGFQGDIYHSSLHSGASSDDQHTKMLSALWRSSPLEKLEPGKAAMTLAAVLHVDPAGKPLVGELIARSGHSAADWLRALLDVYFRPAIRALAGFDIVFMPHSENVIVELTECLPTGSWFKDLGEEVAVVNAQREVPEAFARIQADDGSFDLEQRALSLHTDIIDGVLRHLAALMDDHDILPEEEFWLATRACIEDYEAEYPSGLPLLAEDFQHSCLNRLQLRNPHGMVDLGDQNSSLMIAGRIANPLVQVSPQAAQTPVMAAQR, from the coding sequence ATGCACACGATTACTACTCACCGCGGTCAATTCCATCTGCGTCCGGTCCATCCGCTTGCCGATGCCGCACTGCTCACCAGCTGGCTGACCTCCGTGCACGCAAAGTTCTGGGACAGTCTCGATGCCACTGAGGAGTCCGTGGCGCAGGAGTACCAGCGCATCGCTAACAGCGCCGATGAGGATGCGTGGATCATCGAACGCGACAGCACTCCGCTGGCCCTAGTGGAAACCTACAACCCCGCACGTGTACTGCTGCGCGAGCACGTCCCGCACCAGGATGGCGACATTGGCATGCATGTCCTTCTTGCCCAACCTCCAGCGCACCCAGAGCACGGGCTTTCCGATGCCCTCTTCGCCACCGTCATCTCCTGGCTTGTCGATGTCCGCGGTTTCACGCGTATCCTCGTTGAACCCGATACAAGCAACGACAAGATTCTGGCGAAGAATGCCCGCGCTGGTTTCCGGGATTATCCAGGACTCGAGGCTGCGGACCTGGGTACCAAGACCGCACGCGTGCAGTACTGCACCCCAGACGCTTTCGCGTGCTCCGAACTAGGCGCGCTGGCAGTTCCCACCGCCACGTCATCAACTGCACCTGCAACTGCTGCAACCGATGGCCACCTGCAGGTCGCTTATCTGCAACGCGCGAATCGCGAAATCTTGGCGAAGATGCTGCGTGAATTCCACCACGAAAGGTTACTGCCAGCTACCAGATTGGGCCCGGCCCAGTACTTGATTGAGCTGGGTGGCTACGAATTTACGTTCTTAGCGCATACCCACTACCTCGAGCATCTGAGCATCGACGTCGATTCGCTCTGTGCCCGTGGGTATGCGGATTTGCCCGGAATCGGTGAAGTTATTGCTGCCGCCGCACCAGAACTTGGAATCCCCGCGCACTTCCTGCACGACTACTTAGAAGAAATCTCTGCCACAGTCACCGCGCGTGCGCGCGTTCTCGCGATGCCTCGTCTCAGCAGCTCCACTCTCGCTGAGACCTTGGCTACCGAAACTGATACACCACACCAGCAAGCCAACGCATTCCAGTTGTGCGAGTCCGCCATGTATGAAGGACATCCTGGCTTTGTCGCAAATGCTGGTCGCGGTGGTTTCAGCGAAGTCGATGCTCGTCGCTATGCACCAGAGATGGGGCGTTCTACCTGCCTGGAATGGGTCGCCGCCCGACGAGACAAACTCACCAGTGCTGCTGTAGAAGACTTGGATCTAGAAGAGTTCCTCAACCAGCAAGCACCGCAGGACTGGAAGGAGCGTCTTCGCGCACGCGATATTGATCCCGCGGATTACCTGCCGCTTCCCGTGCATCCTTGGCAGTGGCAGATGCGCGTTGCCACGAACTTCGCCGATAGCTTCCTCAACGGCGACCTTATTCACCTAGGCACCGATACTGCGGTTATGCATCCGCAGCAGTCACTGCGTACCTTCTTTAACCTCAGCGATCCCGCCGCACCCTATGTGAAGACCGCAGCATCGGTACGCAACATGGGATTCCTGCGTGGGTTGAGCCCAAAGTACATGTCCACTACCCCAGCGATTAATGAGTGGTTGCAGGACACTCTCGGAAACGACGCTGACTTCCACAACCACAACGTGCGTTTGCTCCCTGAGATTGCCGCGGTGGGTTTCCAAGGCGATATCTACCACTCGAGTTTGCACAGTGGAGCTTCCTCTGACGACCAGCACACGAAGATGCTTTCCGCGCTCTGGCGTTCTTCGCCATTAGAGAAACTAGAGCCAGGCAAAGCGGCGATGACCTTGGCTGCAGTCTTGCACGTCGATCCCGCTGGGAAACCTTTGGTAGGTGAGCTCATTGCGCGTTCGGGGCATAGTGCTGCCGACTGGCTGCGTGCACTGTTGGATGTGTACTTCCGCCCGGCAATCCGCGCTCTGGCCGGTTTCGACATTGTCTTTATGCCGCACTCAGAGAACGTGATTGTGGAACTCACCGAGTGCCTACCCACCGGCTCCTGGTTCAAGGACTTAGGTGAGGAAGTCGCCGTGGTCAACGCACAACGCGAGGTGCCGGAAGCCTTCGCCCGCATCCAAGCTGACGATGGCTCCTTCGACCTCGAACAGCGGGCGCTGTCCCTGCATACCGACATCATCGATGGCGTTTTGCGCCACCTGGCTGCGCTCATGGATGACCACGACATCCTGCCAGAAGAAGAATTCTGGTTGGCTACTCGCGCCTGCATTGAAGACTACGAGGCTGAGTATCCTTCCGGCCTTCCTCTCCTGGCCGAGGACTTCCAGCACTCTTGTCTGAATCGTCTACAGCTGCGCAATCCCCACGGGATGGTGGACCTAGGTGATCAGAACTCTTCGCTGATGATCGCCGGTCGCATCGCGAATCCACTAGTGCAAGTGTCACCACAGGCAGCTCAAACACCCGTCATGGCTGCCCAGAGGTAG
- the rplX gene encoding 50S ribosomal protein L24: MKIHKGDMVIVISGPDKGAKGKVIEAYPSRDKVLVEGVNRIKKHVANSAPERGAESGGIVTQEAPIHVSNVAIVDSEGNPTRVGYRFDENGKKVRIARSNGKDI; the protein is encoded by the coding sequence ATGAAGATTCATAAGGGAGATATGGTGATCGTCATTTCGGGTCCGGATAAGGGCGCGAAGGGCAAGGTCATCGAAGCATACCCGTCCCGCGACAAGGTCCTCGTTGAGGGCGTTAACCGCATCAAGAAGCATGTTGCTAACTCCGCGCCGGAGCGTGGCGCTGAGTCCGGCGGCATCGTAACCCAGGAAGCTCCGATCCACGTGTCCAACGTTGCGATTGTTGACTCCGAGGGCAACCCGACCCGCGTGGGCTACCGTTTCGACGAAAACGGCAAGAAGGTCCGTATCGCGCGTAGCA
- a CDS encoding pyridoxal phosphate-dependent decarboxylase family protein — translation MPKPLNKSHLVGSGETPADFLSAVQEASTCAAQHLYADSPPCQDFQDAIAALHDVDFRQPCSSFSDCLSELEELWLKQAVFYHHPRYISHLNCQVAIPAVAAEVLASSLNTAVESWDQAGPAAAIEQKLIRWAADLVGFGQSAQGVFTTGGTQSNLQALTVARNQALQELQAQGYSHFEALSKLRILCTPSAHYSIARGVELLGLSPDSIVEISEDFHGQMRPLSLEASLREVCRAGKYPAAVICTAGSTDRGSIDPLSEVIDIAHHHDVPVHVDAAYGGAGLLGPESASLFYDIEKADSVTLDFHKGFYQPVACSCVLFAEGQRLEHIRWNASYLNPAESSRPNLADISLQTTRRFDALKLWVTLRTIGQERIGASFDTCCALARRAAALVDDFPKLQLWETPQLSTVLFELQATESADSPHPAEYYRIRDELFDSGQAAVAVTEIHGTPLFKFTILDPTLRDEDIQAVLNAIVRAHSEALIRTR, via the coding sequence ATGCCGAAACCATTAAACAAATCGCACTTAGTGGGCAGTGGTGAGACACCTGCCGATTTTCTGTCCGCAGTGCAGGAAGCAAGCACCTGTGCAGCACAGCACCTTTATGCTGATTCACCACCCTGCCAGGACTTTCAGGATGCCATTGCAGCGCTTCACGATGTCGACTTCCGCCAACCCTGCAGTTCGTTCTCCGACTGCTTAAGCGAACTGGAAGAGTTGTGGCTTAAACAAGCGGTGTTCTATCACCACCCGCGCTACATCTCGCATCTCAACTGCCAGGTTGCTATTCCAGCTGTTGCTGCTGAGGTCCTCGCGAGTTCACTCAACACTGCCGTGGAGTCCTGGGACCAAGCAGGGCCTGCCGCAGCCATCGAGCAAAAGCTCATTCGTTGGGCAGCAGACCTGGTCGGTTTCGGTCAGAGTGCACAAGGTGTCTTTACCACCGGTGGTACTCAATCAAACCTGCAAGCGCTTACCGTTGCCCGCAACCAGGCCCTGCAGGAGCTTCAAGCTCAGGGCTATTCCCACTTCGAAGCCTTAAGCAAACTTCGCATTCTGTGCACACCGAGTGCGCACTACTCCATCGCCCGTGGCGTCGAGCTACTGGGATTAAGCCCCGACAGCATCGTCGAGATTTCCGAGGACTTCCACGGACAGATGCGTCCGTTGTCGCTGGAAGCTTCCTTGCGAGAAGTATGCCGGGCGGGGAAATACCCCGCCGCGGTTATCTGTACCGCTGGAAGTACCGATCGCGGCAGCATCGATCCGCTAAGCGAAGTCATCGATATCGCACACCATCACGACGTGCCCGTCCACGTCGATGCCGCCTACGGCGGTGCCGGCCTGTTGGGCCCGGAATCCGCATCGTTGTTCTACGACATCGAAAAGGCGGACAGCGTCACCCTGGATTTCCATAAAGGCTTCTACCAGCCAGTGGCCTGTTCCTGCGTGCTCTTTGCCGAAGGCCAGCGACTTGAACACATCCGATGGAATGCCAGCTACCTCAACCCAGCTGAGTCTTCTCGGCCCAACCTCGCGGATATCTCACTGCAAACCACCCGCCGCTTTGACGCGCTCAAGCTCTGGGTCACGCTGCGCACCATAGGTCAAGAACGCATCGGTGCGTCCTTCGATACCTGCTGCGCGTTGGCCCGGCGCGCAGCTGCCCTTGTCGACGACTTCCCCAAACTTCAACTGTGGGAAACCCCGCAACTGAGCACTGTCTTGTTCGAACTCCAGGCAACAGAGTCCGCCGACTCCCCACATCCCGCTGAGTATTACCGCATCCGCGATGAGCTCTTTGACTCAGGTCAGGCCGCAGTGGCGGTGACTGAAATACACGGCACTCCACTGTTCAAGTTCACAATTCTCGACCCGACTCTTCGTGATGAAGACATCCAGGCCGTGCTCAATGCCATCGTTCGTGCTCACTCGGAGGCGTTGATTCGTACTCGCTAA
- the rpsQ gene encoding 30S ribosomal protein S17 — protein sequence MAEASKAPTPKKEKVKGARKTRIGYVVSDKMAKTIVVELEDRKQHALYGKIMRSNKKVKAHDENETAGIGDRVRIAETRPLSKDKFYRLVEIVEKAK from the coding sequence ATGGCAGAAGCAAGCAAGGCTCCAACTCCTAAGAAGGAGAAGGTCAAGGGCGCACGCAAGACTCGCATCGGCTACGTTGTCTCCGACAAGATGGCTAAGACCATCGTTGTCGAGCTCGAAGACCGCAAGCAGCACGCCCTGTACGGCAAGATCATGCGCTCCAACAAGAAGGTTAAGGCGCACGATGAGAACGAGACCGCCGGCATCGGCGACCGCGTTCGCATTGCTGAGACCCGTCCTCTTTCCAAGGACAAGTTCTACCGTCTCGTTGAGATCGTAGAGAAGGCCAAGTAA